The sequence TAATAGCCACCCCTTGTTCAGCCAAGCTTTTAAGCAAGTCTAAAAATTGCACTCTTGTTTTAACATCAAGATTGGCTGTTGGTTCATCAAGAAATAGAACTTTTGGCTTAGTAATTAAAGCATTAGCTAATAAAGCTCTTTTCTGCATCCCCGCTGAAAGATTTTTAAATGTTTTATTCTTGTATTCTAAAAGATTAACTGCCTGTAAGGCTTTTAAAACAATTTCCTTAATTGCATTATTTTTTATTCCCGATAAACTAGCTGTATAATACATAAAATCATAAATTGAAATTCCATTCGGATAAATACTCTGATCTGGAAATAAAGAAAATTGTCGCAAATCTTTTATTTGCATGTTTTCACCATCCAAATAAATTTCTCCTGTATCTTTTTCATATTCCCGGAAAATACATTTAATAAAAGTTGATTTTCCAGCACCATTATCTCCAATTAGACCAACAATATCACCACTATTGAATTCCATTGAAAGTCCGTTAATTCCAGCTCCATTTTTGAAAAGTTTACTATAATTTTTTATTTCAAATTTCATAAAATTAACCCCTTTCTATATTTTTGCTTTTCGTAAAAATATCCCATAGCCAATTCCCATTAAGGCAATGCCCGTAATTGATCAAATAAGATAAATAATTGCAATGTTAAATGGTCGTTCTGTGTCTTGATATCCAGCTATTTTGTAAATAATATTTTCTCCTTGAGAATCAACAGGTACAAAATTAAATTTAACTGTTCGAAAATCAGGAAGCATAAAATCATATTTATGAATTTTATTATCAGCTAAATAATTATTATTACCACTATATAATGATGTTAAAATTAAAGTTGTAAAGGGATTTAACATAAATTTAAGTTTAAAATTATATTTTTTTAAATCCTCAATTGTTTGTAAATTAATATCAACAGTTGACTGTCAAATTGGCTTTTGTTTTACATTAAATAACTGACTTAACATATAAATCATCATTTTTGTTCCCAAATTATGTTTTGTACTAAAACTTATTTTTTCTTGTGAGAGAGTTAACCAATACAATCCTTTATCATTCGGATTAGTTTTTACCCTTGTATCTTTAATTGTAAAATAATTTGAATAATAACTGTTTAATAAATTTGTTATTTCTAATAATTCATGTTTATTAACACCATCTAATTGGACGTCTGATAAAATTGCAAGGGTGTCTCCCAATTGACCCGGACTATTATAATTACTAATATTTTTACCATTAAATCAACTTTTACTAAAATCACCTTGATTTTTAACCCTATTATTTACTGCGGTAAAAAATTGATAGGAAAAAGTATTTTTAAAATCTTCTGTTAACTCTGTCACATACTTATATGTTTTATCTTCCGTTTCACTAAAAACATTATTATTAACAATATTTTCAAGATCTAAAAAGACTCCTTGATCATATGCCTTTTGAAAATCTATTTTTTCAAAATATGCTATGCAATCCTGATTAGTTTCTTGATTAGCATCACAGTTACTACTGATTAATTTAAGTGGTTTAATACTATTATTTTTAAAATCTTTATATAAATTATCTAAAACTCCATTTGGATATTTTTCTTGGATTTGTTCTAAATCATACATATGAGTGTAATCAACATATTGAAGGTTAAAAGAACGATATTTTGATGGATTAGCATCAAAAAGTGTAAACTGAATCATTCCTATAAAAGGAAAAATCATGAAAATAGCTGTTAAAGCCCCTGCTAAACTAGAAGATAATTTAATATTTTTTGTGGCAACTAATATTAAAACAATTCCAGAAAATACTAGGTCAAAAATAACTTGAGTAAATAATCCTGGTAAAACTTTACTAAAAAAGAATCCAGATTCACTCTTTGTAAATATTCCGACAAAAAATAGAAACAATAAAACACTAAGTAAAAATCAAAATCAAATAATAATTTTATTAGCAAATAGTCTCGTAAAAAAGTAATTATTTTTTGAAACTCCCATTCGTTTTTCTAAACTATAAATCCCATTTTCTTGGTCTTTAATATAAATCTGAATTAACGAATAAATGTTAAAAATCGCGATAAAACAAATTCCAGCGGCATTTGTAAAAATAATTAATAATACTAAACTATTATCAGAAAAAGTTACTAATTTAGCTGATAATGATCACAAAATAATAATATTAATAGCACACATAAGTGAAAAAATAATTCAGAATGATTTTGACTTAATTCATCTTGTTAATAGAAAACGTAAAATTTTAAAAGTTAAAATTTCTTGGAATACTTGTTTTTTCATTAAAAGAATTTAATTTCTGAAATCATTGCTTGTGCTTCTACTCGTGATCAGTATGCATTTCATGCTGTGGCTCATGCTTCTGTGTGTACTACTAATTGAATCTCGATTTTCTTATCAGAAATTCAACGAACTGAAATTTCTCCACGAGCTTTGTTTCAGTTCGTTGAACTATAGTCTCTAGTAAATATAACATTATTATCCGAATTAGATTTTAAATTTAAGTCTTTATATGTAACATTTTCACCTGTAATACTATTAAGTTCTCTTCTTCCACCTTCTTCACCACGGCCATTATTATCAGTATATCCTGTTACTACATATGACATACTTGAATATTTTTTTAGGAAAGCTTCTTTGCCCAAAGCAACATCAACGTCTAATGTTTTAACTTCTGCATCCTCATGATGTGAATTATATACATTAGTTTTTACAACTCCACTTTCGATATGACCAACTTTTTCATACACATCATTATAAATAATCGTTACATTACCTTTATAATTTGACGTTTCTGTGGCCGAAATAATTGCATAATCATATCAAATTTCTGAAATTTCAAAGTCCTCTCTTTTAACGCCATATTTGCTGTTTGCCTTAATAATTTCATCAGTTAAACTTGTTTCTGATAAAACTTTAAGATCATTAAATATATTTTCTTTAACTACATTATTTAAATCTTGTTTTTCATTTAAAGAATAATTCGTTAAAATTAAGTCATTAATTGTTAAATAATTCTCAAATTCATAGTCACTTCCAACATATAATAATGTCATTGATACATTATTTATCACATGCTCTAATTCTGGTAATTCTGGTAAATCAACAATCCAATTATCAAAATTTTTTGTTGAATTTGCAATCACTTTTTTTAATTCAGCATCGTTGCCTTTATTAAGAGGTAATAAACCCATTAAAATGGTTTTTGTTACTATTGCATCATCATCAAATTTATCCTTGATTTTATACAAATTAATTTCTCCTCCATTTAAATTAACATTTTCTAAATCAATTGTTGAAGATCGATTTAGTAGTGTATTTTCGCTAAAATTATAGTCCTTTATTAGTGTTGCACTAGCAGTTGAAGTTGCTAAAGCAACAACACTAAAAATATTTAATAAATGTTTCATATTTTTTTATCCTACTTTCTTAAGTTATAATTAATATTTTGATATATTTTTAATACAAGAGTTTGGTTAATACATGAAATAATTATAAATAAAAAGAAAAATAAAGTAAAGAACCCTGTTGCTATTTGCCAAAGACCGGGGTAATTAAAAAATTATAGCCAGACAATATAATTCTTAAGAATTATATTAATTATTTAGATATTTTTTATTATAATGAGGTTGTAAGACTATTATAAAAATAAATATAATATCTCTTACAAAATTAATTGACCTAATATTTTATTAGCTTATTAGATTACTTAACTAAATTTATTAGTTAATTAAATTAAAGCAATCTACTAGCAATAAAAATTTAATTAAATTTTGTAACAAAGATATTTTATTATAATTTTATTATCTTTTAAAAAATAATTAAGATTCTTTTCCCAAGAAGATCCCTGATCATAATGTAATTAAAAGAAAGGAAATAAAAATGATGAATAATAACAAAGCAAATCAAAAAAATAGCAATAACACAAATCAAAGCCATAATAATGATCAATATAATAGCACAAATAATAATCGTGCTAATCAGAAAAATCCAAATCATAAATAATTAAAATTATATATTAGGTTCATTTAAAAAATAGTCAAATGACTATTTTTTAAATTATTAACAACTATTTTCTAACTAATATATACTTTCTTTTTGAATTGTAAATATAATATCCAAATTAAAGCACTATTTAGTAAAAAATAAATAACATAAAGGACTTCAACATGGAAATTTCTTTTATAATTAACAATATTAGTTTCAAAATTTGTATTATTATTTAGAGGATATTCCAAAATATTGTAATTAATTGTATTAGAAAATATTATTCCACTTGCAGCAATTGCATTATCTAAATAAAAATCCCGATAATTAATTGATTGAAACATTGCAGCAATTTGTAAAATTGGATTTAACATTAGATTCTTTTTTTGGAGATCAGGAATATCTTTGTAGTCAAGTTTTCCTATAATGCCATCTCTAAAAATTGAAGACTTTATCCGTTTAAGAGAATAATTAAATGTTTTAAAAAATAAAATTTTATCAGCAGAAATATTGTATTGCTGTGCAACAGATTTAATATTTTGAGGAACATCGAAACTTCATTGATAATCTAAACTTAATTCAGTTAAAACTGCAATATTAGCATTTTGCTGATACATCATTTTAATTAATTTTTGATACTTTGTATCAACATTCAATAAAATATTTTTAAACAGTTGTTCTAAAGGTTCTAATGTATACATCTTTGTATTAAAATCTACAATATCATCATATGAAAAATGATTATTTTTAGGATTATTAAAGTAATTATCAAAATAATCATAAAATTGAACAAGTGTTGGATACTCTTTACCTAGTTCAATTTTATTAGTTCAAATACTAGGCCCTAATGTTAGCTTATTAATATCATTCGATATATTATTAATATCGGAATTATATTCAACTTTATTTTTAAAAGCTATTCAATCTAAAAACTCTTGATCTAAACTTTTTAAAGTATTCAAAAAATCTGAATCACGAATATTTTTATAAATTATTTTTGGATAATTTAATTTACTATCTTTTACACCAAGATCTTTAAAAAACATTGGTCCCATTGCACTGGATAAAATTAATAAAACAAAGAAGATAATTGATAAAATACCTGATAAAATTTCATTTAAAAATAAAGTTATTAATAAAGTAATAGCAAAAATAATAAAAGAAGATATGGCATATCACCCTAACGCGGAAATATATAAGCGATAAGCAAAAATATTAATAAATCCACTAGTGGAAGCAATAAAAATTATGTTTATAATCACGCTGACTGTAAAAAAAATCAAAATTAATAACAGCGAAGAAATTAATCGTGATAAAAATAATTCTCTTGTTTTACAACCATATCTTAATTCAATACTACTAATCCCATCTCTAATTTCACTGTTAAAAGTTTTGACGGATAAAAAAACAATAAAGGTTGCAAAAATTAGTGAATTAAGAGCAATTAAAATATTTATATAAATTAGCCCAAAATCAATTGTCCCTTTAATTAAAACGCTTCCTAGACCATTTAAGATAATAAAAAGAATCAATAACATGCTAATTAAAACAAGATTACTTATTTTTTTAAAAAACAATTTAATTTTTAGTTTACTTAAAGTTAAAATATTATTCATTTAAGTAATCCTCCACTTTGTTCAAATTTTTTATATCTTCTTGATTAGTAGTATTAGAAACCTTTATTTCAAAAAGCTTTTTTAAATTTTCCTTTTGGGCATTAAAAGGTTCATCATAAACAATTTCTCCATTATTTAAAATAATAACATTTGTTAAAATATTTTGAACTTCCTCAATTAAATGTGTTGTTATTACAATAATTCGTTCATTACTTTTTAGTACCTGAATTAAATTTACAATTATTTTTTTATTTTCCAGGTCTAGATTTGCTGTTGGTTCATCAAAAAAGACAACCTTTGGTTTTAAAATAAGCACACTAAGCGCAGTTAATAATTTTTGCTGACCTGCTGATAAATTTTTTATTTTCTTATTTTTTTCAAATTTTATATCTAAAATTTGTTCAGACTTAGTTAATCGTTCCAAAAAATCTTGTTTTTTTAATCCGGATAAATCCTTAATAATTTCTAAATATTCATATACTAAAAGATTTTTTGGTAATTCATTATTTTCAGTAAAATAAAATCATTCTTTATAATTAATATTTGATTGGTTTTTATCATTATAAATTATTTCACCATTATTTTTATTTATTTCATTAAAAATAATTTTTATGATCGTTGTTTTTCCAACCCCATTATTGCCCAGTAAACCATAAATATTATCAGGTTCTAAAGTAAGATTTACATTTTCTAAAATTGCTTTATTACCAAATTTTTTTGATAAATTTGCTATTTTTAACAATTTAATCACCTAATTTCTATACATATAAATAAAACCATCAGCTCCTAGATATTTTATTAATAATGACAAGGTAATTTCTATATTAATAATAACAAAAGTTGATTATAATTGCTTTAAATTTATTTAAAAATTATTTTATTAATAATTAAAAAACTATATTAAAATTTTAAAATTCTAATATAGTTTTTTAGGATAGTATTTATTTAGTTTTTATATAAATATTAAATTTTTAATAATAAATAAAATTAAATTTCATTTATTATTTTTATCCAAGCTTTTATAGTCTGAATTCTTCGAGAAATAGTTTCTCCACTAAGTTTATACTTATTTTCCAATTTATCAGCTAAATAATTTTCATCTAAGTTGAATAAATCATATTCAACTAATTTCTTTTTAGCTAAATTAATAAAACTTCTTTTACTATCTGATGATTTTAATATATCTGAGCCTAATTCATTTATAAAAATAAATTTATGTTTATTATAAATTCATTTATTTGCAACTCCTAAAAAATATAAACTACTTGCATAATAATCCCATTGTCTCTTATCTTTCAAATCTTCAATATCATCTGCAATATCATGATAAAAAAGTGGTCTAATCTCAATTGCTACTAATATATTATATAAACTTTCCAATTTATCTGCTTGAGGTATAATTGTTTTATTATTTTCTACTTTATAAACTATTTCTTTTTTCATTAAACTGTCCTACTTTTCTTGCTTTACATTATAAATTAAAACTTCTTCTATTTTATTACGTCTTTTAGGATTACTATTAATATTTCGATTTGCTTGAACTAAATCAATTATATAATAATTTACATCTGAAAATGCTTGCTCATTATTATTTGAATATAGTTCTTTTATAAACCTTGTTGAACTATTACTAATTATAACATTTGCCCCTTTTTCTTTCACTAAATAATCAGCAAATTTTTTTAACCTAATTTGGTCTTCTTTTGTAAATCCCTGATTTGTATACTCAGTAAATTTTGAAGTTAAATCAATCGGATCATATGGAGGGTCAAAATAGATAAGATCACCTTTTTTTACTAAGGAACTAATAACTTCAAAATCATTATTTAAAAAAAGAATATTACTAGTATTAAAAAAAGTTGAAACCTCTTTTAAATTATCTATATCTAAAATATTTGTTATATTATTTTTTCCAATTGGTACATTAAACTGACCTTTTTGATTTACTCTATATAAACCATTGAAACAGCTTTTATTTAAAAAAATGGTTCTAGCCGCTTTTGCTTCTGGACTTATATCATCTCATGAATCTTCACGATCTCAATTTCTTATTTCATAATAAAAATTAGTGTTTTCTTTTAAAAAATTTGTGTATTCAGTTAATTTTTCAATAAGAACATTAACATTATTTTTTATTACATTATATAAGTTTATTAATTCTGAATTATAATCATTAATAACAGAATTAACAGGTTTTATTTTAAAAAAAATAGCTCCTGCCCCAAAAAATGGCTCAAAATATGTATTAGAATTCTTATTAAAAATAATTTTTTTTTCTTTAAACAATTCTTCAATTTTTGGCATTAGCCAGCGTTTACCACCAACCCATTTTAATATTGGCTTCATAAATACCCCTTACTTTGTAACAAATTCATTTTTATCAGTATCAAAACTAATTTCCTTTTCATTTTCTAATATAGCAAAAACTTTATTATTAATCAAATATTCAACTATATTAATACTACGCTGTTGAATATCCTTTGGTTTAAGAATAATTGGTAGACTTTTTAATGTTTCATCACTCTCAAAACAGAATCA is a genomic window of Spiroplasma syrphidicola EA-1 containing:
- a CDS encoding ABC transporter ATP-binding protein, with protein sequence MKFEIKNYSKLFKNGAGINGLSMEFNSGDIVGLIGDNGAGKSTFIKCIFREYEKDTGEIYLDGENMQIKDLRQFSLFPDQSIYPNGISIYDFMYYTASLSGIKNNAIKEIVLKALQAVNLLEYKNKTFKNLSAGMQKRALLANALITKPKVLFLDEPTANLDVKTRVQFLDLLKSLAEQGVAIIITTHLIDELAQIINRLVIIEKGEKVFEDAINKTIDIRKIYQDVTKSSSEKINLSVFTDN
- a CDS encoding ABC transporter ATP-binding protein, yielding MLKIANLSKKFGNKAILENVNLTLEPDNIYGLLGNNGVGKTTIIKIIFNEINKNNGEIIYNDKNQSNINYKEWFYFTENNELPKNLLVYEYLEIIKDLSGLKKQDFLERLTKSEQILDIKFEKNKKIKNLSAGQQKLLTALSVLILKPKVVFFDEPTANLDLENKKIIVNLIQVLKSNERIIVITTHLIEEVQNILTNVIILNNGEIVYDEPFNAQKENLKKLFEIKVSNTTNQEDIKNLNKVEDYLNE
- a CDS encoding DUF7226 domain-containing protein translates to MKKEIVYKVENNKTIIPQADKLESLYNILVAIEIRPLFYHDIADDIEDLKDKRQWDYYASSLYFLGVANKWIYNKHKFIFINELGSDILKSSDSKRSFINLAKKKLVEYDLFNLDENYLADKLENKYKLSGETISRRIQTIKAWIKIINEI
- a CDS encoding DNA adenine methylase, with protein sequence MKPILKWVGGKRWLMPKIEELFKEKKIIFNKNSNTYFEPFFGAGAIFFKIKPVNSVINDYNSELINLYNVIKNNVNVLIEKLTEYTNFLKENTNFYYEIRNWDREDSWDDISPEAKAARTIFLNKSCFNGLYRVNQKGQFNVPIGKNNITNILDIDNLKEVSTFFNTSNILFLNNDFEVISSLVKKGDLIYFDPPYDPIDLTSKFTEYTNQGFTKEDQIRLKKFADYLVKEKGANVIISNSSTRFIKELYSNNNEQAFSDVNYYIIDLVQANRNINSNPKRRNKIEEVLIYNVKQEK